A stretch of DNA from Staphylococcus equorum:
GGTAGAGTCCATGAAGAGGTTGTTACATTGTCACAAGCCGGTATTGATTTTGAAGTTGTACCAGGTATTACAACAGCGAGTGCTGCTGTGGCCTCAGTAGGTTTAGGATTAACAATTCGTAATGTCGCCCAAAGTGTCACTTTTACGACAGGGCATCTGAATAAAAATAGTCAGCAGCAAGTTGATGTTACAGCACTTATAAACGGGGGGACGTTAGCTATTTATATGGGTGTGAAGCGGTTGAGTGAAATTATGAATGATATATATCAGACTATACAAGTAGATTATCCAGTATTGCTCATATTTAATGTTTCTTCTTTTAATGAAAAACACATCATAGGTACGGTAACTACAATTGCGGAGCAGGTTTCTGATGATTTAGAACAAATATCACCTGGCATAGTGATTGTAGGTGATATGGCAGCTTATGAAAATATTAAAAGCACCTTGAAAAAATGTACTAGTAAGAAACATTTAATTTCTGGACCCCGTTTACAGGCAATTGAGCAAGCATTTGATATCTATGAAAACGGTGGATGGTGCTTAATTAACCCTGATGAAAAGCATGAACTTCATCACAGCCAACAGTTGTTTATAGAACAACAATTAATGCAGCATTTTGATGAGAAAATTCACTCTAAGGATATAAAATAAGATGATTTCAGAAGATAATTGATAACCCCAAAGTATAAAAAAGATGATTTCTATTGTAGTGAATAGAGATCATCTTTTTTATATTTATAGGACATTAAATTACTTTTGCTCATGAGTGTGTACTTAAAAACTAAGGGTATTTCCACCGCTTATTAGGTGATTCCCTAATATTTGAAATTTGTGAAAAAATGTACAATTTAGTTAAGCAGTGAATGAAGTGAACCATAGAATCCTACTTTAAAAATTTTACTGGCAATGATCTGAGAGGGTGTTTTCAATGAAAAAATTTGGATTAAGCTTTTTTAAGCCGACAGAAAAATTTAATGGTGACTGGTCGGTCTTAGAAAGTAAGAGTCGGGAATGGGAGAAAATGTATAGAGAAAGATGGAGTCATGACAAAGTAGTTAGAACGACTCATGGTGTGAATTGCACAGGTTCTTGCTCATGGAAAGTATTTGTTAAAAATGGTGTGATTACATGGGAAAATCAACAAACAGACTATCCAAGTTGTGGGCCTGATATGCCTGAATTTGAACCTAGAGGTTGCCCACGTGGTGCTTCATTTTCTTGGTATGAATATAGTCCTTTAAGAATTCGGTATCCATATATCCGTAAAAAGTTGTGGGAACTTTGGGTAGAAGCCCTAGAAACTCATGATAATAATACGATAGAAGCTTGGGCATCTATCGTAGAAGATGAGGAAAAAGCAAAATTATATAAACAAGCACGAGGCAAAGGTGGATTAGTGAGAACGAATTGGAAAGACGTAGGGAAACTCATATCTGCTCAAATTATTTATACTATCAAAAAATTTGGTCCAGATAGAATAGCTGGTTTTACCCCGATACCTGCTATGTCTATGTTGAGTTATGCTTCTGGTGCACGATTTGTGAGTTTACTTGGTGGAGAAATGCTGAGTTTTTATGATTGGTATGCAGATTTACCACCTGCTTCACCTCAAATTTGGGGTGAACAAACCGACGTGCCTGAATCAAGTGATTGGTATAACGCATCTTACATTATGATGTGGGGTTCTAATGTACCGATGACTCGTACCCCAGACGCACACTTTATGACTGAAGTTCGATATAAAGGAACGAAAGTGGTGTCAATTGCACCTGATTATGCAGAGAATGTGAAATTTGCAGACAATTGGTTAGCACCACATCCTGGTTCTGATGCAGCACTTGCCCAAGCGATGACGCATGTCATACTGCAAGAACATTACGTTAATCAACCCAATGCGCATTTTATAAATTATTCAAAACAATATACGGATATGCCATTTATTATCATGTTAGATAAAGATGAAAATGGTTTTAAAGCAGGTCGTTTCTTAAGAGCAAATGACTTAGGCGAAACAGTAGAGCATAGTGAATGGAAGCCTGTCATTTTTGATAAAATCACCCAGAACTTAACGGTTCCAAATGGCACAATGGGACAACGTTGGGAAAAAGATAAACAATGGAATTTAAAATTAGAAAATGAAGACGGTAGTAAAATTGACCCGGCACTGAGTCTTGCAGAAGATCATTTTGAATTAGAAAAAATACAATTTCCATATTTCAATAATGAGGGCAATGGTATTTTTGAACGACCAATTGCGGTTAAAAAAATTACTCTAGCAAATGGAAAAGAACAATATATAACGACAGTTTATGATTTAATGACAAGTCAATATGGCATAAAAAGATTTAATCATGAATTAGAAGCGAAGGACTATAAAGATGCAAATTCATATTATACACCTGCATGGCAAGAAAAAGTGACAGGTGTGAAACAAGATGTGGTTACGCAAGTGGCACGTGAATTTGCGCAAAATGCAATTGATACAAAGGGTAAATCGATGATCATTATGGGTGCAGGTATTAACCATTGGTTTAACTCAGATACGATATACCGTTCTATCTTGAATTTAGTATTACTATGTGGCTGTCAGGGTGTGAATGGTGGCGGATGGGCGCATTATGTTGGCCAAGAAAAATGTAGACCCATTGAAGGGTGGAATACACTTGCATTCGCCAAAGATTGGCAAGGACCACCAAGATTACAAAATGGCACGAGTTGGTTCTATTTTGCGACAGATCAGTGGAAATATGAAGAATCTAATGTGGATAGTATAAAATCCCCATTAGCTGAGAATATTAAGCACCAACATCCAGCAGATTATAATGTGCTAGCAGCCAGATTAGGTTGGTTGCCTTCGTATCCACAATTTAATAAAAATAGTTTGTCATTTGGTGAAGCAGCAAGAGAGGCAAATGAATTTAATAATGAAGCGATTTTAAAACGTGCAGTAGATTCTGTGAAATCGAGAGATACAGAGTTTGCGATTGAAGATCCTGATTTGAAAAAGAATCATCCTAAAACGTTATTCCTCTGGCGTTCTAATTTAATATCTAGTTCTGCGAAAGGGCAAGAGTATTTTATGAAACATTTACTCGGTGCAAAGTCTGGACTATTGGCAGAACCGAATGAAGAAGTGAAACCAGAAGAGATTCAATGGAGAGATGACACTGAAGGCAAGTTAGATTTACTTGTGTCACTAGATTTTAGAATGACTTCGACACCACTTTACTCAGACATTGTCTTGCCAGCTGCGACATGGTATGAGAAGCATGACTTATCATCTACGGATATGCATCCTTTTGTACATCCATTTAATCCGGCGATTGATCCTTTATGGGAATCACGTTCAGATTGGGATATTTTCAAATCGTTAAGTAAAGAAGTGTCAGAAAATGCGAAAAAACACCTTACAGGCGTATACAAAGATGTCGTAACTACACCTTTAGCTCATGATACGCAACAAGAAATATCGAATGTGAACGGTATTGTAAAAGACTGGACTAAAGGTGAAGTAGAAGCTATTCCTGGTAAGACAATGCCAAGCTTCACAGTTGTTGATAGAGATTATACAAAAATATTTGATAAATATGTCACACTCGGGCCTTTATTAGAAAAAGCTAAAGTGGGTGCTCATGGTGTGAGTTTTACAGTGTCAGAACAATATGAAGAGCTGAAACATATGGTCGGTACTTGGAATGATGACAAAGAAGATTCAGTGAGAAACGGTAGACCTAGAATAGATACTGCAAGACGTGCAGCAGATGCTGTATTGAATTTATCTTCAGCTACAAATGGCAAATTATCACAAAAATCTTATGAAGATTTAGAACAACAAACAGGCATGCCATTAAAAGATATTTCTAGTGAACGTGCATCAGAAAAAATAACGTTTTTAAATATGACGGCCCAACCAAGAGAAGTTATTCCAACTGCAGTGTTTCCTGGTTCAAATAAAAATGGACAGCGTTATTCACCTTTTACAACAAATATTGAACGTTTAGTACCATTTAGAACATTAACAGGACGTCAAAGTTATTATATTGATCATGAAATATTCCAACAATTTGGAGAAAACTTACCTGTC
This window harbors:
- a CDS encoding nitrate reductase subunit alpha; amino-acid sequence: MKKFGLSFFKPTEKFNGDWSVLESKSREWEKMYRERWSHDKVVRTTHGVNCTGSCSWKVFVKNGVITWENQQTDYPSCGPDMPEFEPRGCPRGASFSWYEYSPLRIRYPYIRKKLWELWVEALETHDNNTIEAWASIVEDEEKAKLYKQARGKGGLVRTNWKDVGKLISAQIIYTIKKFGPDRIAGFTPIPAMSMLSYASGARFVSLLGGEMLSFYDWYADLPPASPQIWGEQTDVPESSDWYNASYIMMWGSNVPMTRTPDAHFMTEVRYKGTKVVSIAPDYAENVKFADNWLAPHPGSDAALAQAMTHVILQEHYVNQPNAHFINYSKQYTDMPFIIMLDKDENGFKAGRFLRANDLGETVEHSEWKPVIFDKITQNLTVPNGTMGQRWEKDKQWNLKLENEDGSKIDPALSLAEDHFELEKIQFPYFNNEGNGIFERPIAVKKITLANGKEQYITTVYDLMTSQYGIKRFNHELEAKDYKDANSYYTPAWQEKVTGVKQDVVTQVAREFAQNAIDTKGKSMIIMGAGINHWFNSDTIYRSILNLVLLCGCQGVNGGGWAHYVGQEKCRPIEGWNTLAFAKDWQGPPRLQNGTSWFYFATDQWKYEESNVDSIKSPLAENIKHQHPADYNVLAARLGWLPSYPQFNKNSLSFGEAAREANEFNNEAILKRAVDSVKSRDTEFAIEDPDLKKNHPKTLFLWRSNLISSSAKGQEYFMKHLLGAKSGLLAEPNEEVKPEEIQWRDDTEGKLDLLVSLDFRMTSTPLYSDIVLPAATWYEKHDLSSTDMHPFVHPFNPAIDPLWESRSDWDIFKSLSKEVSENAKKHLTGVYKDVVTTPLAHDTQQEISNVNGIVKDWTKGEVEAIPGKTMPSFTVVDRDYTKIFDKYVTLGPLLEKAKVGAHGVSFTVSEQYEELKHMVGTWNDDKEDSVRNGRPRIDTARRAADAVLNLSSATNGKLSQKSYEDLEQQTGMPLKDISSERASEKITFLNMTAQPREVIPTAVFPGSNKNGQRYSPFTTNIERLVPFRTLTGRQSYYIDHEIFQQFGENLPVYKPTLPPMVFGTRDKHVSMDDQTLVLRYLTPHGKWNIHSTYQDNQHMLTLFRGGPTVWISKEDAKAHDIADNQWLEVYNRNGVVTARAVVSHRMPRGTMFMYHAQDKHIETPGSEITETRGGSHNAPTRIHLKPTQLVGGYAQISYHFNYYGPIGNQRDVYVAVRKLKEVDWLED
- the cobA gene encoding uroporphyrinogen-III C-methyltransferase, with protein sequence MPLNTYGKVYLVGAGPGQPELLTRKAERLIRSADIILYDRLVNPFILQLVRPEIEIINVGKEAYRKHIQQKVINEKLISAAKHHKCVVRLKGGDPAIFGRVHEEVVTLSQAGIDFEVVPGITTASAAVASVGLGLTIRNVAQSVTFTTGHLNKNSQQQVDVTALINGGTLAIYMGVKRLSEIMNDIYQTIQVDYPVLLIFNVSSFNEKHIIGTVTTIAEQVSDDLEQISPGIVIVGDMAAYENIKSTLKKCTSKKHLISGPRLQAIEQAFDIYENGGWCLINPDEKHELHHSQQLFIEQQLMQHFDEKIHSKDIK